A segment of the Lolium perenne isolate Kyuss_39 chromosome 3, Kyuss_2.0, whole genome shotgun sequence genome:
CTACTCGCTCAACTGATCAGACATTGAAAGATCCTAGCCTTTTCTGTCTCCCCCTCTGCTCGTTCTTGATTAGCTTCTGCCGGTGGCCGCCGCGGTGCTGGAGAAAGAATCCTCTGCTTCCTCTTCCGCAGGCTGGTCGGAGGTGAGCTGAGGTGATGAGTCACGGTGATTGATGCCGGCCGATGGAAAgtaggcgaggaggaggagggccggcggcggcggcagcgggagATGCGCGCGGGCCGATGCCAGGCTTCGGGGCTCCTCAGCACACCATGACCATGTACGTGCGCGGGCGCGCCGCCCCCTCTCCATTTCTCTAATGCTTTCCTCCGTTGTCCCATTTGCTCTGCACGATGCGGTTACGATCCCTGATTTCTGGTTAGCAAATGATCAATCATGGCGCCGGGCTGCCGCCGTTGATTGTTCCTGCTTTCCAGGAGCGAAAAAGCCGGCCGCTTTTGCTCTGATTAGCTCTTGTCGTTGTGGAGTGAGTGTGGCGACCTTTAGCTCGAGTGCCGTAATGATTATAGGATTTTGGCTGCTGCTGTTCTATGCGTGGGGAGGAACTGTAGAGACGAATGAGCAATGATTGCCATGAGGCCTCGCTCTCTTGTCGCCATGATATCATTGATTcgtttctgcatcatgatgaatACTCTCAATTCTCAAAGGCTTATAGGTGATTACTGGACAAAAACACATACATGTCCTCATCCAGTACACTGCAACTCATTGCTGTGTAGGTCCAGATCTTCGAAAAAGGGTATAAAGCATGCAGGCTGGGCGTGCACAATTGAGGTCAACTCTTGTAATGACTTGAATGAAGTACTGTACGTGTTAGGGATTAGTGTGATCTTCAGAGTTTTTAATCATGCATACATACATGCTGAAGAAATTATGGACCAGATAGATCCTCTTGCTCTTGACTATTATCAAATGTGGGTGGTCCCTCTGATGGGTTGGTAAATAGACATAAGTTCGCAACCGATGCAATTGAATGACCGTGTGAATCTTGCAATTGAAAAGAAATGTGTAGTCCAACTAGTGGATGAACAGTACGGGATGGGAGTGTGTGATCTGCAAGATAAGAATAAGAAAAGAGAAGAGCTCTGTTGCAGGCACGTTGTTTTCTGATCCCTACTTAACTGTGGTGAACAATACTTTTTGCAGCCCCACAGATGTGAACGTCATGCAGCCTTCTCGAGTTGCTGATTTTGGGGCGCTTGCGCAGTCTGCTGGATTCAGAATAGAAGATTTTGCCAATTTTGGTACAAGTATGTGTCTCTGTTCTCAGTCAACTATGCTACTAGTAACTTACCTCTTACAATTGTTTTCCAGTGATTTTAGTGTTGTGCATTTTCTGTTGGTGAAAAATAGTTTCGTCATACGTAGTACATTATTACAGTTTCATATGTTGATTTCTATAAGTAGCACTGTGGATGTTAATGGCTACTAAAATTGACTAGTTTCTCCTTCATTTTCTGATGATCTTCAGATACTTTGTTCAATCTGAAGCCAAATACTCACACATTTACCAGTGACCCCCTTCAGTTTGGGAATTACGGAAAGGTATGCAGGCCATGTACTGATGATTCCTGGTAACAGATTGGACACCCATTTAGTAAGTGATATTCCATCTACATTAGGAATTGATGAAGTTTTTTGCACCCCAAATTGCAGTCGATTTCTCCGATTGATCTAGCTAGTACAGCTGCAGCAGCTGCAGCAGAAATAACAACAGTTGATCCTCAGGCACTACTACAGAAAAAGGGAGCACAACCAAGTCTAGTAGCAGTAAGAACTCGTAACAATGAGAACTGGGGAGAGTCAAGTATGGCTGATACAAGTCCTAGGACTGATACATCGAGTGATCCAGACATAGACATGGATGAGAGGAACCAAATGGTACCTTACCATTCTCAGCTCAAATCTTTGTCATTCTGTCTCATTGTGATGTCACACTTGATATTCAACTTTTCATGCCCACAAGTTTTGGAGATTTAAATTCTCTTTCCAACTGTGCCATGAAAGAGTTTTTGTATTTCCTAAAAGATCTTTGAAATTTTAGTATTATGCACTTGGACTTTGCTCAGTGTCTAGTTGCCTGTGATTAAATGAATGTAACTTCTGATAAACACAATTAATGAATTTTTCAATAGTTTTTCATAGTTTTTTTTAATTGTTTTAGTCTGAGCTATCAGCTTTTACCAAAGCATAGTGGTTTAATGGTTATCTGCTTAACAGTTTGAACAAGGACAGCTTGCTGCTCCCACGGCTTCTGATTCTAGTGATAAATCAAAGGAAAAATTAGATCACAAGGTACAGATAATACTGCATATTTGATGCTTTGTTGATCATACATGACTCATTATTGAAAGTTTAATTTTTCATGACCAACAGTCACTTCGCCGTCTTGCGCAAAACCGTGAAGCTGCTAGGAAAAGCCGTTTAAGAAAGAAGGTGAGCTTTTATATTGTtgaatgtttgctcgcatcaAATTACATTTATGATGTGCTCGCATCACCTACTGTGGTAGCATGCTCGTTCGGTTAAAGGTTTaccatgggagcattggctttgtGCTGCTCAATCTTTTTGagcctagcacatgattttatttgCAATGGTACATTTGGTTGGCATCTTTTATTATTATCATCTTAAGCCTACCCATTTCCCCGTTTTATTTTATGTATTCTTAGTTGAGTTACTAGAATTGATTTGCATTGTTTCACCGTTTGGTTTTGTCAGGCATATGTCCAAAACCTTGAGAGTAGTAGATTGAAACTTACTAAGTTAGAGCAAGAGCTTCAACGGGCGCGGCAACAGGTATTTGCTTTATATGCCAATATAGGTTTTTGGATTTAACATGCAACTTTTTCATTTGACCAATGAGTACTTCTTCAGGGTATTTTTATTTCATCGTCAGGGGATCAAGCTCACTCATCGAGTGGAAATGGTAATATTCTCTACAAGTTACATTGGTGTCAGCAGTACTGTGTACTGTACTCGCTTGCCCTTTTCTTGGGTGCTCCTTAGGATGtggtagataaaacaagttagattttttttcgataagggggaaaaagccccagcctctgcatcaatcgatgcatacgGCCCTTTATTAATATAAAACAAGTTAGATACAACCACATGATACCATTCTTGGCTGATTTCTTGGCAGGTATCAATTTCCTTTTGTACACACGCTGTTTTGGGCTTTCAAATATAGTTACCCAATTTTGATTCAATGAACTCCTTTTGTTAGTTTCTATTTTTTCATAGAGTAAATATTACATCCTTGGATGGAATGTCAGCATAGGCTTGTATACCATGATAAGTAGTGTACCTTGTACAGATTATTAGGTTTACATGCAAACCTTGGCATTTGGCAAAGCTAATTTTTTTCTGTGCCATTATCTTGTCACTGTCTTCTATGTTAAAAATTCTGTATTTTGTAGGTGCTATGGCATTTGACATGGAGTATGCACGATGGTTGGAGGAACATAACAagcatataaatgagttgagggcCGCAATCAACGCACATGCTGGCGATGACGATCTTCGGAGTATTGTTGACAGCATCATGGCACACTATGATGAGTTTTTCAGGCTCAAGGGTGTAGCAGCCAAAGCAGATGTTTTCCATGTGCTGTCTGGGATGTGGCAGACCCCTGCCGAGAGGTGTTTCATGTGGTTGGGTGGCTTCAAGTCATCTGAGCTCCTTAAGGTACCAACAGTTCATGTTGCAGGCAAAATTAAATTCCTTAATTCAAAATTCCTGCATGTAATCACTTAATCACCAAGGACCCAGCATAATGGGAGTTTTTCTTGCACATCCCTCATAGAAAGCTAAGATAATTAACTTGTGATCAATAGTAACTATGTCCCCATCAAGTTCTTTAATACTGACTTATCTGCTGCAGTTACTGGGAGGTCAACTAGAACCTCTTACTGAGCAGCAGCTTACAGGCGTATGCAACCTGCAACAGTCCTCTCAACAAGCTGAAGATGCTCTTTCTCAAGGCATGGAGGCACTACAACAGTCACTCGCAGAAACCCTAGCATCTGGATCCCTGGGCCCTGCAGGATCTTCTGGCAATGTTGCAAACTACATGGGACAGATGGCAATGGCTATGGGAAAACTTGGAACACTAGAAAACTTCCTACGGCAGGTAACTTACACAAACCATGCAGTTGATCCTCTTTCCTCTGCTTAATTAGTTGCATATTTCCCAAGGTGCTTCGTGCAAACTATTTGGGTATCTTGCAACAATGTACTGTAATACACTTAGATCACTATTTTGGATTCGAACTGACACATGATCAAACAAGGTAACTGGTGATGAACTGTTCAACAATTTCGTATCTGCAGGCTGATAATCTGCGGCTGCAAACCCTTCAGCAACTGCAACGCATATTAACCACTCGTCAATCTGCACGAGCTCTGCTTGCAATAAGTGACTACTTCTCCCGGCTACGCGCTTTGAGTTCCCTTTGGCATGCCCGTCCACGGGAATAAATTGAATAAGTTCATGAATAGGATATTGTTATTAGGTATTGTGTTGTATTAGCCCCATAGGAATTCAGGTGCTCCGTACTCCCTAGATTCTCAACAATGTTGTATTAATGAGAGGTTTGATTCAGAATCATATCATATTTTCAATTATTGGACAAGTTGGTAATATTTTTTTTTGGAAAGTGGAGATGTAAATACTCGCAGAATAATTTGAGATCTTGCAAAGCGATGGGCTTAATGGTCAGTTTTATTTTGGAGAGTTCTGTTTTGAAGAAAAGCTCAGTTACTTCATAAATCATGCTTCAGAGACTAATTAGTGATCATCCTGATGCCCTTATTGTGCATGCATCATGCTAACTATGATCGGGAATTTAACAATTCAAGTCTATTACCAACGTATCCTAAACCAGGTCCAAACTGAACCATCCCAGAGGGCAAATGTCTGGAAGTCCTACCAGGTGCTTATTAAAGTGTCATTTTCTAGTTACAATGTGATGGAACTTAAGCGGCTATGTGCTTCCTTAATCAGAAACGTGCTATGTATGCTCACAAAATAGGAAAAAAAAAGGACCCTTGTATGTAACTTACAAATTCACCTAACCTGAACCTGAATATAAATATGGCTGGTTGTATATACAATGAAGCTCAGGGGCAATAAGAACAGCCATGGACACAGTTAAGCTACAGCTTTGCTACGTATTACAGGAGCTCGGAGGCCAGCTCTGTAGATGGCATCCGACTTCTCAATGCCATCAAAGAGGTAGCCAAAAGGTGGCGTCCTGATGTACCTTCCTGAGCCGGGCACAACATTCAGATTGCCATCCTCCCATACCACTCGCCCTCTTGAGATGGTGACTTCTACCAGTCCCTACACCAGTTAGACAGAAACATCCGAAGGTTAGATCCCAAGGTTTTATGTCAGATACAGTAGTGACTAGTGAGCAATGAGGAGCCAACCTTCCCTTTTCTGCCCTCATACACGTTTGTGTTGGACCTTGAATGGTGAGTGTGGGTACCCATCACAAAGCTCCTTTTGGGGTTTAGGATGATGATATCTGCATCAGATCCCTCGAGGATTGCACCTTTCCGAGGGTAtatgttgaagatcttggcgctgAAAAGGTTTGAGTAATATGAATCATAACACTTCAAACTGAtgaatttttgttttatttctaACTTTGTTTTAATTGAGCTATTGATTTTCTGCAGTACCATTCTGTGCTTGTCACTCTCACATAATCGGTGACAGTGATCTTTCCAGTCTCCTGCATTACATCTTATGAAGTCAGAGGGCAGACATACTGACATGAAACCAATGGAGCACCCCCGGTTTAACTTAAAATTTATTGGAAACAACATTGGAAATCATTGCTTACCACCATAGTATCCCAGATTATATGCATCCTTTCTTCAATACCTGGGGTCAAGTATTCAAAAGAGAGACGTCTTAGCCAGCTTTTATTCATAATGACACAACCTACAGTTTCCTTTCGTCAAGCCTACCATTTACACCGTTAGGAATCTTCCTGAAATCATCAGAACCAAAAGCTTTCTG
Coding sequences within it:
- the LOC127344888 gene encoding transcription factor HBP-1b(c1), whose amino-acid sequence is MESRRGGGGPAAAAAGDARGPMPGFGAPQHTMTIPTDVNVMQPSRVADFGALAQSAGFRIEDFANFGTNTLFNLKPNTHTFTSDPLQFGNYGKSISPIDLASTAAAAAAEITTVDPQALLQKKGAQPSLVAVRTRNNENWGESSMADTSPRTDTSSDPDIDMDERNQMFEQGQLAAPTASDSSDKSKEKLDHKSLRRLAQNREAARKSRLRKKAYVQNLESSRLKLTKLEQELQRARQQGIFISSSGDQAHSSSGNGAMAFDMEYARWLEEHNKHINELRAAINAHAGDDDLRSIVDSIMAHYDEFFRLKGVAAKADVFHVLSGMWQTPAERCFMWLGGFKSSELLKLLGGQLEPLTEQQLTGVCNLQQSSQQAEDALSQGMEALQQSLAETLASGSLGPAGSSGNVANYMGQMAMAMGKLGTLENFLRQADNLRLQTLQQLQRILTTRQSARALLAISDYFSRLRALSSLWHARPRE